The Apium graveolens cultivar Ventura chromosome 10, ASM990537v1, whole genome shotgun sequence nucleotide sequence GTTAaattgacttaattaatttcCTTGTTCAATTATTTAGTTAATTGCTTATGAAATAAATCTAAAAAAATACGAAATGCATAATTCCAATAATAGGTTTGATTTACTAGTTGCTAATATTTAATTGCTTGTTAAATTAACTGCTTGCATTTTATTTTTCAATTCGTTGCTTAAATTTAATTGTTTACATTAGTGCATGCAACATTATTTTAGATTGGGAAAGTGATAACAAGCTTGTTGCATATCTTTGTTgcataaaagacttgttttgttgaGTTTGTTGGTTGAGTTTTATGATTGGAAAAATGATAATACTGCGGAAATGCTGCCTGTTTTATTTTAGATTTTACAAATTCTGAAGCAGTGCTGTTAGTTCAGTTATTTGCAGGGTAATGTGGTAGAACATGGAAAATAATGCCAGTTTTTTATTTCATGTCACAGTTGCTTACAAAAAATTTCCTTCTTGTGCAGGATTACATGGCTGGACGACAATTGATCGACCCCGGTCCAATTGACGGGGGATTACTTACTCAACAAAATAGGCATCGTTCACAGCTTGTCTGGGGTGGCACGGTACACATTCTTGTCCCAGTTCCCGGTTTACTTATCAAAGTTCTTTATGTTGTTTCTAAATGCATAAATTCAAATTTACTTGCAGGGTAGTGACGATCATTTACGGCTCCGCTCAAACTTCAAGACATACTGGGACTGTGTTCAGGCTAATCCACTGCCACAGCCACAGCCTATCCAAGATGCCATTACAGAAGCTGGTTTTATGGGTGTTCTGCTAGCTGGGATTATGAGACATGATGTTGGCCTCATATCGGCTTTTCTTGATCGATGGCGCCCGGAGACGCATACTTTCCATCTTCGTTTCGGCGAGGCCACTGTTACACTTGAGGATGTGTACTACATATTAGGGCTACGCAGCGTTGGACATCTCGTGTTACCTATTCCAAGGGATGTAGGTGCATTGTTAGTACATGAGCTTCTTGGTGTTGCCCCCGATCCACAGCAAGATACAAATGTTATAAAGAAGGGTGAAATTAAGATTAGTTGGTTGGTTCGTCAGTTCGGTGACTGTTATCGTCTACACTCAGCTACTGGTCATGATCATGAGCATGAGCTACTATACCACACACATGCACACTTGCTTCTGCTCATTGGTTCTACTGTGCCAAACTACAGTGGTTTCCGCATGCATCTAAACCTCCTCCCATTTGTGCGGCACGTGGGTCAGATTAGTACTTATAGCTGGGGTTGTGCATGTCTTGCTTATCTTTACCGCCGTCTTTGCTCAGCTAGCATTGGATATAAGGCGGAGCTATATGGGTCGATGACATTATTACAGGTACATATCCACCCAACATACTTCACATTATAGGGTGCATTATTCATGCGTACTTTAGGGGACATTAGACATACTGTATACTTTAGACACACTGCATACTACATGGTACATGATCCATGCGTTCAACAAATATTCATTTCTCGAATGTGGTTCAAGTTTGGATATATGAGCATTGTACCGTCTTAGCTCCCAGACAGCGAGACCCTTATTTGATGCAGCATCCCCGTGCTCTCAGGTACGACTGTGCTTACACATTTATGACTCTTTGTTCATGTTCAAAAGTATTCCAACAAAGTCTCTAACATAATACATTTCTTGCTTCAGGTGGATGGTCCCATTGGATGGTACGACTGTGCAGACACATTCGTACGCGGAATTCGTTATGACCTAGATACCATGTCTGAGGATTCCTTCAGGTGGAGGCCCTACGGCGATTCCGCGGTTGAGGCACGAGACATCCCTGAGCTTGAGCTATCACTCATGAGTGCACCTTGCCCCCTCATTTACTTGACATGGGTGGAGTGGTGCTATACTGATAGGGTCACAAGACAGTTTGGATACTTGCAGCAGGTCCCTACTGACTTTCCACTTACTGACCATGATTCTTTCCATAGGGGTCAAAGAGGCTGGCCTTTTAAGTTCACTAGGGTGCGTGAGCTTTGGAACTCAAGTCACACTGCCGTGCTTGGTCCACCATCTTACAGACGCACTCACAGACCTATGTGCGCTGTTGACTATCCTGAGTGGTACGACAGAGTCACTAGGCGTTTCATGATCAACCCCAGGATTTGAAGGGACCAGCAAGGATTCCAGGGGTCGCAGGGACACCTACCAGTGGTTGTAAGATTTCTCTTCTTAGATTAGTACCTCTTCTTTTGTCACAGTTTTCGTTTATGTATACACATTTACATGTCATTCACATTTACATGTTGCCAATACAGGTTGAGGGGTTGTCCGCTACCTACCACCAGATTCAGGAGTCCGGCGTGGCTGAGGATGATGATAATGTGGATGAGGCGCTTCAGGGTATACATGGCATATTAGATGCCATTGGTTTCCCATATCTTCTATAGAGGCCCCCCCATCCACCTCCTGCTACCCCACGTACTAGCGGTGCTCATGCCCGTAGGCCAGGTACTGCATTTGTTAATGTCGCACCAGCTCTTCGGGATGGTTGGGAGCCTTGGCCTCGTCCATCAGGTGGAGAGGGTTCTTCATTCTACACCTCCTCTGGCTCAGGTTGGGAACATAGCTTTCAGGGGCATGGACATACTGACCGTACCTGGGACCACTTTATTCAGGGAGAGGGAGATCCTCATACGTCTACTTGGGGTCACAGTTCACAGGTGCATGATGTTGGTGGGTCTTCTTGGGGGCAGAACACTCAGAGTTATGATGCAGGTACATTTACTTTTGGCCACCCTTCTCAGGGCCACAGCCCTTATGTCGGTGCATCTACTATGGGTCACACTACTCAGGGCTCTTATGTTGTTCCTAGTGCCTGGGCTACTGGATCCAGTTGGGGTTATTCTACTCAGACTCATTACGGTCATCTGCCCCAGGCTTTTTCACAGCCTACATACAGTTTCCCGCCCGAGACAGGTGGTTCGGGCTTCTCTTTCCAGACCCCGCTTTGGGGCTTCGACCCCTGGTTAGTACGTGATTCCTCCGCACAGAGTCATGAGCAGGGGCGTGAGATGCATACACCCCTTATCATGCAGGATATAGATGTGGAGGGTGACAGTGAGGAgcaggatgatgatgatgatgaggaagctGACCCTCCTATACAGCTCAGACAACAGCCCCGTAGAGCAGTGAAAGGAAAGGGGAGGTTATGCCACACCGACGGGAGGTTCTGTGGATGATCAGTACTATTTCCCATATTTGCAGACTTGTTATTTTTAGTTTCCCATGTTTTCATTACATATTCAGTTCAGACTTATTTTTATTAGTTCTCGTCATTTTCAAACTTGTTATTTTTCTTACCCCACAATCTAGTCACTTCAATTCACGGTATTACATGTCAAGGTGTTTCGTAAGTAATATTCAAAACGTACATACTTAAAGAAATTAAAGCCGTCACATTCTGCAATTAACGTTAAACGGatgaaacaaaataaaaaaactaaTACATGAACGAAAACATAATAAGTGAAATAGAAACACAATCTCAACATGACCACCATAAATGCAATTACTTTAATTGATTTCACTTGCAAAAAATGATAACTCATATCAAATAGTTATACTTTCCTCTATATTTCATTAATATGATTTGACATCCACATGGCCCTTTTCAGTATTCCTCCTGCACAATTATTTAATTTGCTTGCATGTGCTTTCTACTATGTACTCATGGGAAAGGGTCTATAAATTATTGTCATATTTCACATGGGTGGCAGTAATGACACGTACATCAACAACACTAACAGCCTGTACATCTTCATTACTTTTATGTTCCACAATTGTTAGTCTTATTAAATTTTCTTTTTCACCCAACTACTTACACTATATAAATTATATACCCTCACACATATTACATCCAAGCAGTACTACGATATCATCGTCCATAAATAATAAGTGGTTGCTAAGTGAAAGAGATGACGATTATCGTAGTCTTAGGGTAAGTGATCCAGTTGAGTACTTTGCTGGTGTACGCCGAAAATGGGCATTTCGACGTGAAGAATCTGAAAGCCTTACACATGATCTTATTGCGATGAGTGTAAGGGTTCCGCTTCGTCGTTCTCTATCCATATATCCTCGGCCTCATAAAAATCTTCCTAGGTCTGAATTTAGGCGAAAAGTGGTTAAAGCCGTGACCCTTATTCGACGGAAAAATAACAGAATGTTGTTGCGTAGGAGTCGTTATTATATATTCAGACTAGCACAAGATTCAGTTCGTGCTTCTGGTAGAGAGCTTACGGAAGCAGAACAACACAGACTATTACAGAATGAGGATTACATTTCCGATGATTATATGTCTAATGAACAAACTTGACAAGAATTATTGTGTTCTGATTTGAGTGGCCTTATTTTCCTTTTCGGATTTATGCTTTCTAGCTCTATATTAGTCGTATCTTTCTTTGTTGTAATATTATTATCATTAATATATGGCTGCTCATTTCAGTTTATTTTTGAATTACTGTTTCGTGTTACTaaacagttgaaaccacatgcaAGCACTTTCAATAATTTGAGATAAACAGTAAAAAGTTAAAGTGGAATGACACTTTCAAACAGTACATGACACGTCAAATCCTATACATGACATAAAGAGGAAAAGATAAGGCTTTGTATGTAAAGTCATTGCATGTATAGAGTTTCCCTGTCACTTTACAGCAAATAATGATTccataattttcaaaataatgCAGGTGAGGGCAACAATGACAAGTCACAATCAAGTTTTGAATATGAACTATAATTGTATAGTATATTTAGCACGTGAACTGTCCTTCAAAGTACCTCATGTCTTCTTTACCAAATCACTTATAAATAGAGAGTTACAACCTCATGAAGTCACACTCGTCAAAAGTAATTATGTCTTCACTCCCAAATTTGGATTACTGTTTTTGTGAAAAATTAGTTGTTGTAGCGCACTACTGGAAGGGTAGTGACGTAGGAAGGCGATTTATCAAATATCCCGACGGTGCTTGCATTTACGAATGTTGGATCGAAGAGCCGCTTGAACCTCGTGCAGCATTTCTCATTTAAATTCTTAGGGAAGAAATTACCACACAGAATGTAGCCCACTCTGCACAAATCCACGAGTTGTAGCGTGAACTTGAGGAGTCAACGAGGGAATTGCAGAGAATGAAGGCATTCATCGACTCCCATACGTGGAACATCAATGAAGATGATTACGACTCCAATGATGATGACACCGATGACGCAGATGACTGATCTGGTTCATATATTGTTGGCTCTTAATATTTGTATTATTGCATCATACTCATTTTTATTCATATATCGTCTTATTATTCTGTATCGAACTACGCACAGTTTTTCAACTGTGTTTTCTTTTGTAACTGATGTTATGTAATAGAATTTGTGTTTCAAGTCAAGTATTCATTATCAGCAAATTAGTTCATATCAAATATAAGGCCTCGTCAACAACAAATATTCCCCCATGATACACTATTCCATGAAACTAAAACATTacaaaacaaaatttaaaattaaagtaCAATTTACGTACTACAAATAGGTTTACATCACTAGTcaatagaaaaaaaaattaaaccaaaATAAGTTTCTATGAATTAATTATGGGATTTCCTAAACATGCCCGCACGTAACAATTGCACACTCGAGTACCTTGGCACTCTTTTCAAAACCAAAAAAATCATATATAAACTATATTTTTTAAGAACAAAAAATACGTAAGAAAAATAGGCTTGCATGACTATccaagaaaaaaaatcaccaaaaCAATTTTATAACAATTTAATATTAAGGCCCAAAATTAGATCTTCATTGAATATTTTCGTTGCCGACTACCAAGGTACCCTTTTTGAGGGAAAAAAATTCATACATACactttaaaaaaaaaacaaaaattatgTACTACAAATAGGCTTGCATGACTACCcaacaaaaaaaaattacaccaaaataaatttaacaaaaaaaaaaattacaccaAAATAAATTTTTTCCAATTTAATATGAAGACTAAAAAATAGGTCTCCATTAAATATTTTCCACTTACAAACACTTACAAACAATTCAACCAAGTGCAATTCAATCCGGGAggaaagaaaaaaataaaataaaatgaattatTCCAGAACGCCACTTCTTCCGGGCCTATGGGGATGAACGGGCCTATGGGGATGAACATCAGAGTAAGTGGCGTTCTGTGccaattttggaattttttgaacGCCTGTGGCAAAAAAATGAAATCTTCATTTAACTGTCCTAAAAAAAAGTTCAAGAACCCCAAAAAAAGTCCTCTTCCTAGTTCCATCTAATTTTTGTTTTTTACTATCGAAATTTCCCCGCAAGTAAATTTAACAAAATTACACCAAAataaatttaacaaaaaaaaattacaccaaaataatttttttccaATTTAATATGAAGATTCAAAAATAGGTCTCCATTAAATATTTTCCACTTACAAACAATTCAACCAAGTGCAATTCAATCCGGAAggaaagaaaaaaataaaaaaaaaatgaaTTACCCCAGAACGCCACTTCTTCCGGGCCTATAGGGATGAACGGGCCTATGGAGATAACATCAGAGTAAGTGGCATTCTGTGCCAATTTTTTGAACGCCTAAGGCAAAAAAATAAAATCTTCATTTAAGTGTCCTAAAAAAAGTTCGAGAACCCAAAAAAAAGTCCTCTTCCCAGTTCCATCTAATTTTTGTTTTTTACTATCGAAATTTCCCCGCAAGTgcaacaaatcaaaaacaacttCAACTTCTTTTTCGAGTCTTCTTCAAACTAAACTCATATTTCTACTTCTTTTCTCATTTCAAACGAGACCAACCTTGTAGTTCTTCAATTGCTAGCCTTAAAAGTCATAAAGATTCAATCTTTTTTACAGGGGGTGTAAAAATTAGTGATATAGAGtatcaaacacacacacacacacatttataTATTTGTTTGTGATTCATAGTATAAAAGGGTAAATTTTAAAGAAGTGATCAGTCATGTTTACGAAGATTTTTGGTAAGCAGAAGCAGGAGACAAGTGCTCTTTCATCTCTGGAGAAGTTAATTGAGGTACTTTTATTCATTTTTAGTACCTTTTTTTGTCTTTTTTTATACTTGTGATTatatgtttaattttttttaattcatgtgtttgaaatattttatttttgtaTTGAATTTGCATATGATAGTGATATGAATTGATTGAAAATTGGATTTAGGCATGTGGGGCTAATGAAAATGAGTGATTTTAGTGTTTCATTTTCGAATATTTTGATCTTGATAGGATGTGTTTTGGGGTCCCAAGATTATGAAGTGTGTTGTTATATCTGCAATTCATATATTTATTAGGACTGTGAATTTCGGAATTGCACACTTGATTAACCATTGAATTTACGGCTATATTTCCACCTTATACGGGATGTTTTTAGTTGAATGTGTGTGGTGAATTAGCTAAAGAAATATGTGTTTCTTGACTCGTGTCGTGTATACCTATGCTCCATAAATTCTTTTGCTTTAATAATTTTCTGGTTCCTTTCATTGCATAGACACTTGAAATGCTCGAAAAAAAGGAGAGTGTGGTTACAAAGAAAGCTTCTGTTGAAGTTGAGAAGGCGAGGGAATATACGAGAGCAAAGAATAAGAAGGGTACGGTTCTTACCTGAAATTGTTGTCTTGATCAATAATGATAGATTATTCCTCGTACCTCTTGTACTTGCATCATAACAAGGTTGTAAGTTTGCTGCTTTTGATGTCTTTTAAGAGGATGGATCGGCACAGGTACTGTTGCATATTCAAAATAATGTGTTTTTTCTTTTGTAATTTTTGTTAATAACCTGAGTCTTTTTTGTCTCAATTAATAAATGGACTAATTATCACATTCTGCACGGCTTGGAGACTTTGTATTTGTTAAAGTAAATAAGTAATTGATGTTGTATAGTCATCAATTAGTTACCTGTTACAGTTATCCTTAACTTTTTATTATCACATTATAAGGTGTTACACCCCTCGATCCTAAATACTTGTCGTCTTTGAATTTTTGATTTCACATCGACCTATCCTGAAATCAAATGTGTATGTTTGCTTTTCTTTATTTTTACCTTTTAAATTGTTCATAAAAAGTAGACCGAAGTTTGTATATTATATCCATAAGTTGTTAACTTGTAGTTCTAGATACTACTAAAAAATTTCTTGTAAAGAGGTCAGTATGACCATAGATACTCAAGAAAGGAGTTGTATTTGGGGAAGGGAAGGAGTATAACTGTGATGTTACGAGAGATAATAAAAGTGGCAATTGGCATCACAAACAATCAGTAAGTTGCTGTTGCTTGCACTTAAAAATACATCAAACAGAGTGGATGTCTGCATATGTGCTGTGTGATCATCGTTGATGCTGATTTGAGGAGAATCCTAGATACGTCATCAGTCGGAATCAAAGCACAATTATTAATTATCTGTGGTGTGTATTAGGAAAACATGTATAGTGTGATGGTAGCTGTAATCACTATGTGGTAATTCCTGGAACTCTGATAGACAATTTAGTTGTGCATTTGGAGAGTATACAAACTTTAAATAATGTTAACTTTTGATAAATtagattttttattttaaaatatgaataACATTAACAGAACCTTGTTTACAATATCAAATTATAAGGGGGCATCAAACAGACCTGGATTGTGATATCAACTCCAGACATTCATTTCATACTTTGTTAACTTTGTCTACTAGTGACTTTCTATACTCTACGCTATCATCTGCGGGATTTTTTAATCTCAAAAAGTATTTTATCCTTTAGTAGAATCTTATGGGCAGCCACCCATTTTTGAAATTGTTTCATGTAGGCAAGATATCCCTGATATTCCTAAGCGTTGCTCCATGTATATTTGGCATATAATGGCGAGGACATTTTTTTGATGTTTAATCTGGTGCACCACTTTTAATACAGTTGTTCAAGGTCTCTTGTCTAGAATTCCTAGAATTTCTGCAAGTAGTGTCTCTCCTTCATTTGTCTTTTCTCTTGGTTTGACTTCCCTTTTTATTTTTTATACATTTGCTTTGCACAACAATCTTGTAGTCAACCGCCTTTGGTTTCAAAACTTGGAATCAACTATGTATTTATGTAGACTAGTGAACCAGGAAACTGTAGGCTGGGTAGGGACAAGTGTGGAGTTCTGGGTAAGGATCTGCCCGCCCTTATGGCGGAAGGTGTCAATATATGCTGAAGTGAAGTTGGAAAATTATCCTTGTTGCCTCTCCTTGCCCATCCTTAATTCCGGCAATAGAttagttatatattattttattatttgtcATATTAAAAAAATGGAAAGAACAATGTGTGGTTTGGTTTTGAATAAGCTCTAGATGGTCACCGATGAGGAAGAAGATACATAGCTGTAAAGATGAATAGAGATTCATAAGATTTATTATCAGGGAGAGAGAATAGTTTTAGGAGATAGAATCACTGTTAGTACATTAGCTTGGGTAAAACGCCATTTCTATAGGTCTCCTTAGGCTTCTATCATTTCCAAACTTAACTGGTTTAATCTATGATCTATTACTTAAACTCTAAGATCTTTGCATGGTTTTGTCTTGATGGCCATCTTTTGGTATCATTTTTTCACTTCTCAGTGATCAACTTTGCAGAGAAatattatacattaaataaaatattttaaaaggtGTTTCGCCCCCTTCGTTCTTTTACTCTATTTCTGGTTCCACCACTTACTGAGGCTTTCTGTATTGCACCAGTTACTTGCCATTTTCTGGCTTAGAGGGCATTTTTTTTCAATCTAGGTACTGAATCAGTGAATCTGTAGACATATATTCTCTTTTCCTGTAAAGGTTATTTTTTCTCTTGGGGTATAGAGGACGGGCAGAGGGGTGCATGCAACTATTGATCTTCCAGTCCTGGTGAAGTGTTTTTTCTTTTTAATATTCTTCGGTAGAGATGAATGCAAGGCAAGATAAGTGTTGAAAATGTATATATGAAATGCAGTCCAAAATTTCTAACCAATGAACTCGCACAACACTGacatacatatatttacttttaaatTGCTAGTTGTTTGTAACTTAAACATTGTATGCTCTGCCAAAAGGCATTTTTTTTAATTCAGTTTCATCTTACTTAAATATTGTGTACCGAGTTCCATCTGAAGCGCGtatcaacttctaatttgtgtgATGCAGCGGCTATACAATGTTTGAAGAGGAAAAGACTGCTAGAGCAGCAAATTGAGCAGCTCGGGAATTACCAATTGCGTATCCATGAGCAGGTTAGCTATTTACATACAATTGGAGTATTGGTGATATCCACTATATAGATTTCTCCAAAAcgttctttttattttttttcgtTGTAGATGATATTGTTAGAAGGTGCAAAAGCTACAACAGAAACTGTTGATGCATTAAAAGGTGGAGCAGCAGCAATGAAGAAAATGCAAAAAGCAACGTAACTGTCTGAATATCCTTAAGTCACGTTTAACACTATTTTGTAATTTATGTTTTTGCTATAGTGTACTTGTTGTACATTCTTCTATAATAGGAAAAGATATATGACGTTTAGCAGAAATCAAGATTTTCTTAAAACTGAATGAGGTTCTGATAATGGCATAACTTTCAGGAGTATCGATGATGTAGACAACACAATGGATGAAATAAATGAACAGACTGAAAATATGAAACAGATACAGGCAGCATTGGCTGCTCCTATAGGTGCAGCAGCTGATTTTGATGAGGTTAACCTTTCTATTGTTCCAAACCCCCAGTTAAATGCGTAGTTGATATCTGCTATCTGGTTCCTTTTTATTATGGTGATGATAGTATTACAGTTTAACAAACTCTTGTGCCATTGCAGGATGAGCTGGAAGCAGAACTTGAAGAGTTAGAAGGTGCAGATCTAGAGGAAGAGCTTCTTAAGCCTACGGAACCTGTGGCTTCAATACATGTCCCTGCAGGCAGACAATCAGCTCGACCTGCCCCTCAGAAGCGCACAGCTGAGGAAGAGGAATTAGATGCATTGCAGGCAGAAATGGCTCTTTGAGCTAGTCATTTCTTTTTAAGGCTGTAAGAGCCTTTTCTTCTTAGTTTGGCTTTTATAATTTGTTAGGAATTGCAGAGTCGATGTGAATAGCAGTCGACCGTAATAGTCTTTCCCAGAGGCCAGAACCATTTCTTTTAGTTGAAATATCATTATTGCTGGATTTTGTATGTTCGAAATATTTTAATAGCCAAACATGTATTATGTAATTAGTTGTAGGTAATGTGAATATTTTAAAAGACTGAATGTACTGCCATGGAGTCTGACAGTTTTTTCCCTAGTTAGATTTTCTATGTTGATGCCTCTAGTAAAAGCTAgaacttcatttcttttcttttgatgtTGCCTTGTCAGTAAATAAGCTTCTGATCTATCTTAACCTGTTCTCAAATTAAGACTAGTGATTCAGTAAATTAAagataattataaaaaattatagcTTGAGTATCTCAAATCTGtgatgatgaaacttttttgttTTTGCTAAATATGAAAGTTTATTGTAAAAGTGGTAGATGTACAGGGTATATCAATCAAGATTTCAATTTTTTTGTTTCTTCTTTTATTGTTTATGGAGCTATCAAGATGACAAGTTTTAGTTTCCAGTGTTTTATTACACCCATTTGTGAATCTCAATTTTGTTAAGATTTTCCTGAGCAATGAA carries:
- the LOC141693360 gene encoding vacuolar protein sorting-associated protein 32 homolog 1-like encodes the protein MFTKIFGKQKQETSALSSLEKLIETLEMLEKKESVVTKKASVEVEKAREYTRAKNKKAAIQCLKRKRLLEQQIEQLGNYQLRIHEQMILLEGAKATTETVDALKGGAAAMKKMQKATSIDDVDNTMDEINEQTENMKQIQAALAAPIGAAADFDEDELEAELEELEGADLEEELLKPTEPVASIHVPAGRQSARPAPQKRTAEEEELDALQAEMAL